In Aerococcus loyolae, a genomic segment contains:
- a CDS encoding cold-shock protein, protein MYQGILKSYDEKRGYGFIQVLHPYFEKDVFIHRTALQAADYDKVLVNDLLAFEIAWGQRGPQAVNVQ, encoded by the coding sequence ATGTACCAAGGAATTCTAAAATCATACGATGAAAAACGTGGCTATGGTTTTATCCAAGTCCTCCATCCTTATTTTGAAAAAGATGTTTTTATTCATCGAACCGCCTTACAGGCAGCTGACTATGACAAAGTGCTGGTCAATGATCTTCTAGCTTTTGAAATTGCTTGGGGACAAAGAGGCCCTCAAGCCGTGAATGTTCAATAA